The Chryseobacterium nakagawai genome has a segment encoding these proteins:
- a CDS encoding 3-oxoacyl-ACP synthase III family protein, whose translation MPNTIIIGSGSYIPNRVIGRDYFMNSEFYTEEGVKIEKPVEETIAKFVEITEIENRRFIEDDLSNSQIGYEAAKIALEDAKVDGEELDYIIYASNFGEVTENGYADFMPTMAARVKNKLGIKNRKCVTYDMIFGCPGWVEGMILADNLIKANVAKTILIIGAETLSRVTDPYDRNRMIFADGAGAVVVKATDKENVGIIAHNTICDNGPELNYLENQPSINKEVDQKRLYVRMLGRKIYEYALKNVPVAIKDTITDAGLSIEDIDKILIHQANAKMDYAMIERLHRLYDVKEYNHAISPMTIQNLGNTSVATIPTMYDLIIKGKMEGQSFKENGNIIMTSVGAGMNINAIVYRFP comes from the coding sequence ATGCCGAATACGATCATTATTGGCTCTGGATCTTACATTCCGAACAGAGTTATTGGTAGAGATTACTTCATGAATTCCGAGTTCTACACTGAAGAAGGAGTAAAGATTGAAAAACCTGTGGAAGAGACCATTGCGAAGTTTGTAGAAATTACAGAAATCGAAAACAGGAGATTCATTGAGGATGATCTTTCCAACTCACAGATCGGTTATGAAGCCGCAAAAATTGCTCTTGAGGATGCAAAAGTAGACGGCGAAGAACTGGATTATATTATTTACGCAAGTAATTTCGGGGAAGTTACTGAGAACGGATACGCAGACTTTATGCCAACGATGGCAGCAAGAGTGAAAAATAAACTGGGAATTAAAAACAGAAAATGCGTAACGTATGACATGATTTTTGGATGTCCGGGATGGGTTGAAGGTATGATTTTAGCAGACAACCTGATTAAGGCTAACGTTGCCAAAACCATTCTTATTATTGGAGCTGAAACATTAAGCCGTGTAACAGATCCTTATGACAGAAACAGAATGATCTTTGCTGATGGTGCTGGTGCAGTAGTAGTAAAGGCAACAGATAAAGAAAATGTAGGTATTATTGCCCATAACACAATATGTGACAATGGTCCTGAATTAAATTACCTGGAAAACCAACCTTCCATCAACAAGGAAGTAGATCAAAAACGTTTATATGTAAGAATGTTAGGTAGAAAAATCTACGAATATGCTCTTAAAAACGTTCCTGTAGCTATTAAAGACACCATTACTGATGCCGGTCTTTCTATTGAAGATATTGACAAAATCCTTATCCACCAGGCTAATGCAAAAATGGATTATGCTATGATTGAAAGACTTCACAGACTTTATGATGTGAAAGAATACAATCACGCCATCTCTCCTATGACAATCCAAAACCTTGGAAATACGTCTGTTGCAACTATTCCTACCATGTATGATTTAATAATTAAAGGAAAAATGGAAGGTCAATCGTTTAAAGAAAATGGTAACATCATAATGACTTCGGTAGGTGCCGGAATGAACATTAATGCTATCGTTTATAGATTTCCTTAA
- a CDS encoding cell division protein ZapA: protein MEVRRITVNIAGRVYPLNVPAAEEETLRKVGKQIENMIKDFEQNFDVRDKQDALAMCALKLGTNAEVVSLNYEKNINSTNERLEQINQSLNEIGK, encoded by the coding sequence ATGGAGGTAAGGAGAATAACCGTAAACATTGCAGGAAGAGTATATCCGCTGAACGTACCGGCAGCAGAAGAAGAAACGTTGCGTAAGGTAGGGAAGCAGATCGAGAATATGATTAAAGATTTTGAACAGAACTTCGATGTAAGAGATAAACAAGATGCTTTGGCAATGTGTGCTCTGAAACTGGGAACCAATGCAGAAGTAGTTTCTCTTAACTACGAAAAAAATATTAATTCAACCAACGAAAGATTAGAACAGATTAATCAATCGTTGAATGAAATCGGGAAATAG
- a CDS encoding metallophosphoesterase has translation MQKNFLIIAGIFLFLEVYIYQAIRTLTDNSWIRIGYWVLSLAIYGIFAYEVTHYQRSDRSTVRAQIMISLFLIFILPKIFVVLFLLIDDIIRFGGYLVGFAKPAENFFPERRKFLSLVGLGMSGVLSALFIDGITFGKYRHKVRRVKVKFPNLPKVFKGYKIIQISDVHSGSFSDPSKLQHAVDLINEQKPDLVLFTGDMVNNVADEFKPFIPLFSQIKAKDGKFSVLGNHDYGDYVTWTSSDAKKKNLDTLIDYEKQAGFDMLRNEHRVIEKDGEKLYILGVENWGLKPFPQFGKIDDALKGVPESATKILMSHDPTHFDYVVKKHPGNIHLTLSGHTHGMQFGLDLKNIKWSPVQYRYPKWADLYESEGKLLYVNRGFGVLGYPGRVGILPEITLFELS, from the coding sequence ATGCAAAAGAATTTTTTAATCATCGCCGGAATCTTCCTGTTTTTGGAAGTATATATTTATCAGGCTATCAGAACTCTTACTGATAATTCATGGATAAGAATCGGATATTGGGTACTATCTTTAGCCATATATGGGATTTTTGCTTACGAAGTCACTCATTACCAAAGATCAGACAGAAGTACTGTAAGAGCTCAAATTATGATTTCATTATTTTTGATTTTTATTCTTCCCAAAATTTTTGTGGTTTTATTTTTATTGATCGATGACATCATCAGATTCGGAGGCTATTTGGTAGGATTCGCAAAACCTGCTGAAAACTTCTTTCCGGAAAGGCGTAAATTTCTGAGTCTTGTAGGATTGGGAATGAGCGGTGTACTTTCCGCCTTATTCATAGACGGAATTACATTTGGGAAATACCGTCACAAAGTAAGAAGAGTGAAAGTAAAGTTCCCTAATCTTCCAAAGGTTTTTAAAGGATATAAAATCATTCAAATCTCTGATGTTCACAGTGGAAGCTTTTCCGACCCAAGCAAGTTACAGCACGCTGTTGACCTGATCAACGAGCAGAAGCCTGATCTTGTTTTATTTACAGGAGACATGGTGAATAATGTAGCGGATGAGTTCAAACCATTCATCCCTCTATTTTCACAAATCAAGGCTAAAGATGGCAAGTTTTCGGTACTAGGAAACCATGATTATGGAGATTATGTAACCTGGACCTCTTCTGATGCCAAAAAGAAAAATCTTGACACTTTGATCGATTATGAAAAACAAGCAGGATTTGACATGCTAAGAAACGAACACAGAGTCATTGAGAAGGACGGAGAAAAACTATACATTCTGGGAGTTGAAAATTGGGGACTGAAGCCTTTCCCTCAGTTTGGAAAAATTGACGATGCTTTAAAAGGAGTTCCTGAATCCGCTACAAAGATCTTAATGAGCCATGACCCTACTCACTTTGATTATGTGGTGAAAAAACACCCAGGAAACATTCATCTGACCCTTTCAGGTCATACTCACGGAATGCAATTCGGCCTGGACCTTAAGAACATTAAGTGGTCACCAGTCCAATACCGTTACCCAAAATGGGCGGATCTTTATGAAAGCGAAGGGAAGTTACTTTATGTAAACAGAGGATTTGGCGTATTGGGATATCCAGGAAGAGTGGGTATTCTTCCGGAGATTACCCTTTTTGAATTGAGTTAA
- the ubiE gene encoding bifunctional demethylmenaquinone methyltransferase/2-methoxy-6-polyprenyl-1,4-benzoquinol methylase UbiE, which yields MTKDITKVTPYNSEATKKSQVEDMFDNIAPKYDLLNRVLSMKIDILWRNKLVKWMKNDNPQEVLDVATGTGDLAITIEKGTGSKVVGLDLSQQMLNVGVIKIKKLKLDGKISMQKGDAENLPFEDNRFDAVSVAFGVRNFENLTKGLAELRRVVKDNKSVYILEFSKVEGFMGPFYMFYFKNILPAIGRLVSKDNRAYTYLPDSVNAFPFGEKMKQILLDTGFKKVEYKKLSLGIATIYKATK from the coding sequence TTGACAAAAGATATCACTAAAGTTACTCCCTACAATTCTGAGGCTACAAAGAAGAGCCAGGTAGAGGATATGTTCGACAATATTGCGCCGAAGTATGACCTTTTGAACCGTGTTTTATCCATGAAAATTGATATTTTATGGAGAAATAAATTGGTAAAATGGATGAAAAATGATAACCCGCAAGAAGTGCTGGATGTGGCTACTGGAACGGGAGATCTGGCAATTACGATAGAAAAAGGAACCGGTTCAAAAGTAGTTGGTTTAGATTTATCACAACAAATGCTCAATGTTGGCGTTATTAAAATAAAAAAACTTAAATTAGACGGCAAAATTTCCATGCAAAAAGGAGATGCAGAAAATTTACCTTTCGAGGACAATAGATTTGATGCTGTTTCCGTTGCATTTGGAGTAAGGAATTTTGAGAACCTTACCAAAGGTTTGGCAGAGTTAAGAAGAGTAGTTAAAGATAACAAGAGTGTTTATATACTGGAGTTTTCAAAGGTTGAGGGTTTCATGGGGCCATTTTATATGTTTTATTTCAAAAATATATTACCTGCAATAGGTAGGCTGGTTTCCAAAGATAATAGGGCGTATACATACCTTCCGGATTCTGTAAATGCTTTTCCTTTCGGGGAGAAGATGAAGCAAATTCTTTTAGATACGGGATTTAAGAAAGTTGAATATAAAAAATTAAGTTTGGGTATAGCCACAATTTATAAAGCAACAAAGTAA
- a CDS encoding polysaccharide deacetylase family protein — MILLTFNIANIEAETKIGSQITGDVRLKITEENTKAILRILDIHDIKASFFIEISLTEKLQNLIKAISSKGHEIAFYNQGSNLEEIENAKKNIQDLLEKQIRGIRQKDVKIPQENLKLLEFNYVSNIDNANILFPFKRLRRDTEITEEDGLSIVPESISPYSQLPYNDFVFQMLPMKYYQNMVLETLQNEEFVLIYLNIWQFTDFNKYRFDIPFYRRLFSGRKMEDKLEDFLSFINDKEMATSRMKDYIF; from the coding sequence ATGATATTGTTGACTTTTAACATTGCAAATATTGAAGCTGAAACAAAAATTGGCTCTCAAATTACCGGTGATGTAAGGTTGAAAATTACAGAAGAGAATACAAAAGCAATTCTCAGAATTTTAGATATTCATGATATAAAAGCAAGTTTTTTTATAGAGATTTCTCTTACTGAAAAACTGCAGAATCTTATAAAAGCAATTTCATCCAAAGGGCATGAAATTGCTTTTTATAATCAAGGTTCAAATCTTGAAGAAATTGAAAATGCCAAGAAGAATATTCAGGATCTTTTAGAAAAACAAATTAGGGGAATTCGTCAGAAAGATGTAAAAATTCCACAGGAGAATCTGAAGCTTTTGGAGTTTAATTATGTCTCCAATATCGATAATGCGAATATCCTTTTTCCGTTCAAACGCCTGAGAAGAGATACTGAAATTACAGAAGAAGATGGACTGAGTATTGTGCCGGAAAGTATCTCTCCTTACAGCCAGTTACCTTACAATGATTTTGTATTTCAGATGCTGCCAATGAAGTATTATCAGAACATGGTGCTAGAGACCTTGCAGAATGAAGAATTTGTGCTGATTTATCTTAACATCTGGCAGTTTACAGATTTTAATAAATACCGTTTTGATATTCCTTTTTACAGAAGATTGTTTTCAGGTAGAAAAATGGAAGATAAGCTAGAAGACTTTCTTTCTTTTATTAATGACAAAGAAATGGCCACTTCCCGCATGAAAGATTATATATTTTAA
- a CDS encoding NAD-dependent epimerase/dehydratase family protein, translated as MESYTERILITGALGQIGTELTNRLVEIHGAENVVASGLDRWQEGITSAGHYERMDVTNTQLVRQVVKDYDITTVYHLASLLSGTSEKQPIFAWKLNLEPLLHFCEMAKEGLLKKIFWPSSIAVFGKGIPKHDVGQEVVLNPTTVYGISKMAGEKWCEYYFDKYGVDVRSIRYPGLISWKTPAGGGTTDYAVEIFYKAIEDGKYTSFISEDTGMPMLYMDDAINATLKLMDASKESLTVRSSYNLGGMSFTPKELAEEIKKEIPDFSIDYNPDFRQAIADSWPASIDDSVAKKDWGLAYDFGISEMTKDMIKNLKVKLAKN; from the coding sequence ATGGAATCCTATACGGAAAGAATACTGATTACAGGTGCTCTGGGACAAATTGGCACCGAGCTTACCAATAGACTTGTTGAAATTCATGGAGCGGAAAATGTTGTCGCTTCAGGGCTGGACAGATGGCAGGAAGGAATTACCTCTGCGGGGCACTATGAAAGAATGGATGTTACCAATACTCAATTAGTGAGACAGGTCGTAAAGGATTACGACATCACTACAGTCTACCATCTTGCATCGCTTTTATCCGGTACTTCGGAAAAGCAGCCTATTTTCGCATGGAAATTAAATCTTGAACCACTTCTTCATTTTTGTGAAATGGCGAAAGAGGGGCTTCTTAAAAAGATCTTCTGGCCAAGTTCTATCGCGGTGTTTGGAAAAGGAATTCCAAAACATGATGTAGGACAGGAGGTAGTGCTGAATCCAACAACAGTGTATGGGATTTCTAAGATGGCAGGGGAGAAGTGGTGCGAATACTATTTCGACAAATACGGCGTGGATGTAAGAAGTATCAGGTATCCTGGGTTGATCTCCTGGAAGACTCCGGCAGGGGGTGGAACAACAGACTATGCTGTTGAGATTTTCTATAAAGCTATTGAAGATGGTAAGTATACAAGTTTCATTTCTGAGGACACGGGAATGCCAATGTTGTATATGGATGATGCTATCAACGCAACTCTAAAATTAATGGATGCATCGAAGGAAAGTTTAACCGTTCGTTCATCTTATAATTTAGGAGGAATGTCATTTACGCCAAAAGAACTGGCAGAAGAAATCAAGAAAGAAATTCCTGATTTCAGCATTGATTATAATCCTGATTTCAGACAGGCAATTGCAGATTCTTGGCCTGCTTCTATTGATGATTCTGTTGCTAAAAAAGACTGGGGATTAGCGTATGATTTTGGAATTTCTGAAATGACAAAAGACATGATTAAGAATCTAAAAGTAAAATTAGCAAAGAATTAG
- a CDS encoding MFS transporter has protein sequence MQELSLSSKLKYIFSIPVIISALGYFVDIYDLLLFGIVRIPSLKALGLNPDADGTFILNCQMVGLLIGGVFWGIFGDKKGRLSVLFGSILVYSLANIACGFLPYFPKEHLVYQYAALRFIAGIGLAGELGAGITLVSESLPKNLRAIGTSVVAGFGLMGAVVAQLTVELAGGWNISYIIGGIMGILLLLLRISVSESGIYKNIEHKSVSKGNFLSFFTNKDRLIRYLKCIAVGLPTWYCIGILAVLANQFAPEFGIEDLNPGKAIMWAYVGISVGDLMSGFISHALKSRKMAIFYMLLFTLVGVGIMLFGNTNTETKYYLFCVWLGFGTGYWAMFVTLAAEQFGTNIRNTATTTIPNMVRGLVPVMILAFDSLKNNFSVVGSAAIVGLVVFGLAFYSSLTISETHDRDLEFTE, from the coding sequence ATGCAAGAACTATCTCTGTCTTCAAAACTGAAGTACATTTTCTCTATTCCCGTTATTATTTCAGCCTTGGGCTATTTTGTAGATATCTATGACCTGCTCCTGTTTGGAATTGTAAGAATTCCCAGCTTGAAAGCATTAGGACTGAATCCGGATGCCGATGGAACTTTTATCCTGAACTGTCAGATGGTAGGGCTTCTGATTGGAGGCGTATTTTGGGGAATCTTTGGAGATAAAAAAGGGAGACTTTCTGTACTTTTTGGTTCTATTCTGGTTTATTCCCTCGCGAATATTGCCTGTGGTTTTCTCCCTTATTTTCCAAAAGAACATTTAGTATATCAATATGCCGCTTTAAGGTTTATTGCAGGAATAGGTCTTGCCGGAGAGCTGGGAGCCGGAATTACGCTGGTTTCTGAAAGCCTACCGAAGAATTTAAGAGCAATAGGAACCTCTGTTGTTGCCGGTTTTGGATTGATGGGGGCAGTTGTCGCTCAATTAACGGTAGAATTAGCCGGAGGATGGAATATCTCCTACATCATCGGCGGTATTATGGGAATTCTGTTATTACTCTTGAGAATCAGTGTTTCGGAATCAGGAATCTATAAAAATATTGAACATAAAAGCGTTTCTAAAGGCAATTTTTTGTCTTTTTTTACCAATAAAGATAGGTTGATAAGATACTTGAAATGTATTGCTGTGGGGTTGCCTACCTGGTATTGTATAGGGATTCTGGCTGTTTTAGCCAATCAATTTGCGCCTGAATTCGGAATTGAGGATCTTAACCCTGGAAAAGCAATTATGTGGGCTTATGTAGGTATTTCCGTTGGTGATCTGATGAGCGGTTTTATTTCGCATGCTTTGAAATCGCGTAAGATGGCCATATTTTATATGCTGCTTTTCACTTTGGTTGGGGTAGGGATTATGCTATTTGGAAATACCAATACGGAGACAAAATACTACTTATTTTGTGTATGGCTTGGCTTTGGTACCGGATATTGGGCGATGTTTGTTACGCTGGCAGCAGAACAGTTTGGAACCAATATCAGAAATACAGCAACCACTACTATTCCGAATATGGTAAGAGGATTAGTTCCTGTAATGATTTTGGCTTTTGATTCTCTTAAAAATAATTTTTCAGTAGTGGGAAGTGCTGCGATTGTAGGACTGGTAGTATTTGGATTGGCATTTTATTCTTCATTGACGATCTCAGAAACTCATGACAGAGATCTTGAATTCACTGAATAA
- the porT gene encoding type IX secretion/gliding motility protein PorT/SprT, translating to MNKFLLKALVLTSVNVAVFANAQFRTRNRMDKLEDFDEQKFSWGFYLNGNKLDYRIVLHPTYGMKDNQNLVTSTKESYSFGAGLIAKWRLNDYLDVRVEPGLQFAQRQLTFNTQSNDEYAGGSVTNPPFMPIPLQEKDKVRDIKSTLVDIPVLLELHGRRWYNSRPYIAAGVNYVVNLQSNSSSTDDNMQQIFRSTTHNFAWSAEMGIQFYFNKFKLTPAIRGTFFMNNEKVADNATTPPYWASAVSTLQTRAVMFVLKFE from the coding sequence ATGAATAAATTTCTATTAAAAGCACTGGTTTTAACCTCAGTAAATGTTGCCGTTTTTGCAAACGCGCAATTTAGAACCCGAAACAGAATGGATAAGTTGGAAGATTTCGACGAGCAGAAATTCAGTTGGGGTTTTTATTTGAACGGGAATAAACTGGACTACCGAATCGTATTACATCCAACCTATGGGATGAAAGATAATCAGAATCTTGTTACCAGTACCAAAGAAAGTTACAGCTTCGGTGCGGGGCTTATTGCAAAATGGAGACTGAATGATTATCTGGATGTAAGAGTAGAGCCGGGGTTGCAGTTTGCACAAAGACAGCTGACTTTTAATACTCAATCCAATGATGAATATGCAGGTGGATCTGTAACGAATCCCCCTTTTATGCCAATCCCTCTACAGGAAAAAGATAAAGTAAGGGATATTAAATCTACATTGGTTGACATTCCGGTACTTTTGGAGCTTCACGGAAGAAGATGGTATAACTCAAGACCTTATATTGCTGCTGGGGTGAACTATGTAGTGAACCTACAGTCTAATTCCAGTTCTACAGATGATAATATGCAACAGATCTTCAGATCTACAACCCACAACTTTGCGTGGTCTGCAGAAATGGGAATTCAGTTTTATTTCAACAAATTTAAATTGACCCCTGCCATTAGAGGAACATTCTTCATGAATAATGAAAAAGTGGCTGATAATGCTACTACACCTCCTTACTGGGCTTCTGCAGTCTCTACATTACAGACCAGAGCTGTAATGTTTGTACTGAAATTTGAATAA
- the rny gene encoding ribonuclease Y, with the protein MIEVIVGVVCLVIGAAVGMFFSRSSLNTKAKFIIDDANKNAENLIEKANVQAESIKKEKNLQAKEKFLELKSQHDADIQSREKKMQEVEKRTKDKEHKLNDELSKTGKLEKDLDRQIADYAKKNEILDRKQQELDIATAKKVEILEKISNYTADEAKAELVETMKAEAKTRAQAHVQGIMEEAQMNAKNEARKIVIQTIQRIGTEQAIENSVSVFNIESDEVKGRIIGREGRNIRALEAVTGVEIIVDDTPEAILLSCFDPVRREIARLSLHRLVTDGRIHPARIEEVVEKTRKQIEEEIIEVGKRTIIDLGIHGLHPELIKIVGRMKYRSSYGQNLLQHSREVANIAATMAAELGLNVKLAKRAGLLHDIGKVPEQESELPHALLGMQWAEKYGENPEVVNAIGAHHDEIEMKSLLSPIIQVADAISGARPGARRQVLESYIQRLKDLESAALSFDGVSSAYAIQAGRELRVMVESGKVNDEVASQLSYDISEKIQNELTYPGQVKVTVIRETRAVNIAR; encoded by the coding sequence ATGATAGAAGTTATAGTCGGTGTTGTATGTTTAGTAATCGGGGCTGCCGTGGGAATGTTTTTCTCAAGAAGTTCTCTGAATACTAAGGCAAAATTTATTATAGATGATGCCAATAAAAACGCCGAAAACCTTATAGAAAAAGCTAACGTACAGGCTGAATCCATAAAGAAAGAAAAGAATCTTCAGGCTAAAGAAAAGTTTCTTGAATTGAAATCACAGCATGATGCTGATATCCAGTCCCGCGAAAAGAAAATGCAGGAAGTTGAGAAAAGGACTAAAGACAAGGAACATAAGCTTAATGATGAGCTTAGTAAGACTGGAAAACTTGAAAAGGATTTAGACAGACAGATTGCAGATTACGCTAAGAAGAATGAAATTCTAGACAGAAAACAACAGGAATTAGATATAGCTACGGCTAAAAAAGTAGAAATACTTGAAAAAATCTCTAATTATACTGCTGATGAAGCTAAAGCAGAATTGGTAGAAACCATGAAAGCTGAAGCTAAAACAAGAGCTCAGGCGCACGTTCAGGGCATTATGGAGGAAGCTCAGATGAATGCTAAAAACGAAGCGAGAAAGATTGTTATCCAAACAATTCAAAGAATCGGAACAGAGCAGGCTATTGAGAACTCAGTATCAGTTTTCAACATTGAATCTGACGAAGTAAAAGGTAGAATAATTGGTAGAGAAGGTAGAAACATCCGTGCCTTAGAAGCGGTAACGGGAGTTGAGATCATCGTTGATGATACCCCTGAAGCTATTCTTCTTTCGTGCTTTGATCCTGTAAGAAGAGAGATCGCAAGACTATCCCTTCACAGATTGGTTACCGATGGTAGAATTCACCCGGCAAGAATCGAAGAAGTTGTAGAAAAGACAAGAAAACAAATTGAAGAGGAGATCATTGAAGTAGGAAAGAGAACAATTATTGATTTAGGAATCCACGGATTGCACCCTGAATTAATTAAGATCGTTGGTAGAATGAAATATCGTTCTTCTTATGGTCAGAACTTATTACAGCACTCAAGAGAAGTAGCTAATATTGCTGCAACAATGGCTGCTGAATTAGGATTAAACGTTAAATTGGCTAAGAGAGCAGGTCTGTTACACGATATTGGTAAAGTTCCTGAGCAGGAATCAGAATTACCACACGCTTTATTAGGAATGCAATGGGCTGAGAAATACGGTGAAAACCCAGAGGTTGTAAACGCAATCGGTGCTCACCACGACGAAATTGAAATGAAGTCTCTATTATCTCCGATCATTCAGGTAGCTGATGCGATTTCAGGAGCAAGACCAGGAGCAAGAAGACAGGTATTGGAATCTTATATCCAGAGATTAAAAGATCTTGAATCTGCAGCATTAAGTTTTGATGGAGTATCAAGCGCTTATGCCATTCAGGCAGGTAGAGAGCTAAGAGTAATGGTAGAGAGTGGAAAAGTAAATGACGAAGTAGCTTCTCAACTATCTTACGATATCTCTGAAAAGATCCAGAATGAACTTACTTACCCTGGACAGGTGAAAGTAACCGTAATCAGAGAAACAAGAGCCGTGAATATTGCAAGATAA
- the ggt gene encoding gamma-glutamyltransferase: MKKILIASIILASQLSWAQFTDINIVKEVKVKNKGVVVSAHPLASEAGAKILRMGGNAYDAITATQYALAVVYPQAGNIGGGGFLVGVKNNGERFTLDYRETAPKKASRDMYLDKNGKANTDLSQNGRLAVGIPGSVAGFFATLKYCKLPMEKIIQPAIDLAEQGFAITEQEAEMLNNNRDHFKKHNKSAIIFVKDAPWKAGDLLVQKDLAETLKLIQKLGAKGFYEGKTADLLIAEMKRGNGIVTFEDLKNYKVAERKALEFEYKGNNVVSMPLPSSGGLLLAQMLRMASFENLEKYQQNSAQAVQIMTEAERRAFADRAEYMGDPDFIQDKTSYLISDEYLKGRWKSFSFDKATPSSEVGKIIEQPKESTQTTHISVLDKDGNAASVTTTLNGYYGSKVLVSGAGFFLNNEMDDFSIKPGVPNMFGAVGGEANAIQPNKRMLSSMTPTILLKNGKPYMVVGTPGGTTIPTSVYQSIVNVVDFKLNANISVNAPKFHHQWLPETIKVENNFPESTIAELKKKNYTFEKVKQIGKTEVIVLDENGNIHAVADGRGDDSVAVE; the protein is encoded by the coding sequence ATGAAGAAGATTTTAATTGCTTCGATTATATTAGCCAGCCAGCTTAGCTGGGCCCAATTTACAGATATCAATATTGTAAAAGAGGTAAAGGTTAAGAATAAAGGTGTAGTAGTATCTGCACATCCATTAGCAAGTGAAGCAGGAGCAAAAATCCTGAGAATGGGAGGAAATGCCTACGATGCCATTACCGCTACTCAATATGCACTGGCAGTAGTTTATCCTCAGGCAGGAAACATTGGAGGTGGCGGATTTCTGGTAGGTGTAAAAAATAATGGTGAAAGATTCACTTTGGATTACAGAGAAACGGCTCCTAAAAAAGCCTCCAGGGATATGTATCTCGATAAAAATGGAAAAGCCAACACAGACCTATCTCAAAACGGACGCCTGGCAGTAGGTATTCCGGGAAGTGTGGCAGGGTTCTTTGCTACCCTGAAATACTGTAAACTTCCAATGGAAAAGATCATTCAGCCCGCTATTGATCTGGCAGAACAAGGATTTGCCATCACGGAACAGGAAGCTGAAATGCTTAATAACAATAGAGACCATTTTAAGAAACATAATAAATCAGCTATCATTTTTGTAAAGGATGCTCCATGGAAAGCAGGCGACCTTTTAGTACAGAAAGATCTTGCAGAAACGCTAAAACTGATCCAAAAACTGGGAGCAAAAGGATTCTATGAAGGTAAAACAGCCGATCTCCTGATTGCTGAAATGAAAAGAGGGAACGGAATTGTTACTTTTGAAGATCTTAAAAATTATAAGGTTGCTGAAAGAAAGGCCCTGGAGTTTGAATATAAAGGAAATAATGTAGTTTCAATGCCCTTACCTTCCAGTGGCGGGCTGCTTCTTGCTCAAATGCTGAGAATGGCCAGCTTTGAAAACCTTGAAAAATACCAGCAAAATTCAGCACAGGCTGTACAAATTATGACTGAAGCAGAAAGAAGAGCTTTTGCCGACAGAGCTGAATATATGGGTGATCCAGATTTTATCCAGGATAAAACTTCTTACCTGATTTCTGATGAATATTTAAAAGGCAGATGGAAAAGCTTTAGCTTTGATAAAGCCACTCCAAGTTCAGAAGTTGGAAAAATCATAGAACAACCTAAAGAATCTACACAAACCACTCACATTTCTGTGCTTGATAAGGATGGAAATGCAGCCTCCGTAACCACTACACTGAACGGCTATTATGGGAGTAAAGTTTTGGTTTCCGGAGCCGGATTCTTCTTAAATAATGAAATGGATGATTTCTCTATTAAGCCAGGAGTTCCAAACATGTTTGGAGCCGTAGGAGGTGAGGCAAATGCTATACAGCCCAATAAAAGAATGCTTTCTTCCATGACTCCTACGATTCTGCTTAAAAACGGAAAACCTTACATGGTAGTAGGAACTCCGGGAGGAACTACTATTCCCACTTCAGTATACCAGTCTATTGTCAATGTTGTTGATTTTAAATTAAATGCTAATATTTCAGTAAATGCCCCTAAGTTTCACCACCAGTGGCTTCCGGAAACAATAAAAGTTGAAAATAATTTCCCGGAAAGCACTATTGCTGAACTTAAAAAGAAGAATTACACCTTTGAAAAGGTAAAACAGATTGGAAAAACGGAAGTTATTGTCCTCGATGAAAACGGGAACATCCATGCTGTGGCAGATGGACGTGGAGATGACTCTGTAGCAGTAGAATAA